One genomic segment of Helianthus annuus cultivar XRQ/B chromosome 14, HanXRQr2.0-SUNRISE, whole genome shotgun sequence includes these proteins:
- the LOC110906337 gene encoding uncharacterized protein LOC110906337 — translation MHGDKSLLFAEDFYENMPNLQVIAYYHMHYPLLPRSLECSTNLTTLCLHECKSMFDWSLVGYLENLEVLSFAHCAIRKLPAAIANLRKLKLLDLTGCVDLHIDDGVFRNLSSLEELYMRVSEGKGVRFTNASFEELKMLSSQLCALEIEFVDKNTWPENFSFKKLDKFKISIGCLLEEKKYNEKYSFEKTLKLVTECSSDLLACKINEMFTITEHVHLQVNDMIGLEDISIRPSSFCSLMELEISSCVNLIYLFPTSVARGLKKLERLTVLSCSVLKALVKDDGREINSVGEMIKFEKLKFLSLRELPKLEILFSTENVVELPQLVELGADGLPNFTSIYPDNNNSCALLNSQVRISKLERLKITSVENLKQIWGVSSEEDDNNNISTLREIRVERCDSLVNLFPTNPMRLLDRLEELEVSRCRSIEVIFNIDLECDGLGELVTNSSLRAILVIGSNKDLWREERDNRISTVAFPSNIIHSFHSLQELVIRNYGSVDAVFEMESSPAGGRELVTTTNNQQPLLPNLQKLTLLSIHSISHVWKCSNWKRILILQKQSSFQNLTTILIWHCDRIKYLFSPLMAKLLLNLKKIRIDRCEGIEEVVSNRDDKDEAMTTTYTTTTFFPHLHSLSFERLKNLKRIGGGLSAKSSTGITTHDQFEF, via the exons ATGCATGGGGATAAGTCACTCCTGTTTGCAGAagatttttatgaaaatatgCCAAACCTCCAAGTTATAGCGTATTATCACATGCATTATCCATTACTTCCAAGATCTCTTGAATGCTCTACCAACCTGACAACACTTTGTCTCCATGAATGCAAATCAATGTTTGATTGGTCTTTAGTTGGATATCTTGAGAATTTGGAAGTGCTGAGCTTTGCGCATTGTGCAATCCGCAAGTTACCGGCTGCGATAGCAAATCTGAGAAAGCTAAAACTACTAGATTTGACAGGTTGTGTTGACCTTCATATTGATGATGGTGTCTTCAGAAACTTATCAAGTCTTGAAGAGCTTTATATGAGAGTTTCTGAAGGGAAAGGTGTGAGATTCACAAATGCTAGTTTTGAAGAACTAAAGATGCTTTCAAGCCAACTTTGTGCATTAGAGATCGAGTTCGTTGACAAGAACACCTGGCCAGAAAACTTTTCCTTTAAGAAACTTGACAAGTTCAAGATATCTATAGGTTGTCTATTGGAAGAAAAAAAGTACAATGAAAAATATTCTTTTGAGAAAACATTGAAACTTGTGACCGAGTGTAGCAGCGACCTTCTAGCTTGCAAAATTAACGAGATGTTCACAATAACAGAGCATGTTCATTTACAAGTAAATGATATGATTGGTCTTGAAGATATTTCAATCCGTCCATCTTCATTTTGCTCTTTAATGGAGCTTGAGATTTCTAGTTGTGTAAACTTGATATACCTCTTCCCAACGTCGGTGGCAAGGGGTTTGAAGAAACTTGAACGCCTCACAGTTTTGTCATGCTCTGTTTTGAAAGCGCTGGTAAAAGATGATGGAAGGGAGATTAACAGTGTAGGTGAGATGATTAAATTCGAAAAGCTAAAGTTTTTGTCTTTGAGAGAGCTACCAAAACTAGAAATATTGTTCAGCACTGAGAATGTAGTTGAGCTACCGCAACTGGTTGAATTGGGAGCTGATGGGCTTCCCAACTTCACTAGCATATATCCTGACAACAACAATAGTTGTGCACTCTTGAATAGTCAG GTTAGAATTTCAAAGTTGGAGAGACTGAAAATTACTTCTGTGGAGAATTTGAAGCAGATATGGGGTGTTTCTAGTGAGGAGgatgataataataatatctCCACGTTGAGAGAGATTAGGGTGGAGAGGTGTGATAGTCTTGTGAATCTGTTTCCAACTAATCCAATGCGATTACTGGATCGTTTAGAAGAACTTGAAGTTAGCCGATGTAGGTCCATTGAAGTGATATTCAACATAGACCTAGAATGTGATGGCCTAGGTGAACTAGTTACCAACAGCAGTTTGAGAGCCATTTTGGTGATTGGTTCTAATAAG GATTTGTGGAGGGAAGAGAGAGATAATCGTATTTCAACTGTTGCATTCCCATCCAATATCATACACTCTTTCCATTCCCTTCAAGAACTTGTTATACGTAATTATGGTAGTGTGGATGCGGTGTTTGAGATGGAGAGTAGTCCTGCAGGTGGCAGAGAACTGGTAACAACTACAAATAATCAACAACCACTACTACCCAATCTCCAAAAGTTAACACTACTCTCAATTCATAGCATTAGTCATGTGTGGAAGTGCAGCAACTGGAAAAGAATTTTAATTCTTCAAAAACAATCCTCATTCCAAAACCTCACGACCATACTAATATGGCATTGCGATAGGATTAAATACTTGTTTTCACCTCTCATGGCGAAACTTCTTTTGAACCTAAAGAAAATTAGGATAGACCGGTGTGAAGGTATTGAAGAAGTTGTTTCAAACAGAGATGATAAAGATGAAGCAATGACTACTACATATACAACAACCACTTTCTTCCCTCATCTTCATTCTCTCTCTTTTGAAAGGCTGAAAAATCTAAAGCGTATTGGTGGTGGTCTCAGTGCCAAGTCTTCAACTGGTATCACCACTCATGATCAATTTGAG TTTTAA